Genomic DNA from Dermacentor variabilis isolate Ectoservices chromosome 6, ASM5094787v1, whole genome shotgun sequence:
agaaaactgccggggattttcaaaaagttcgttattctgaaatattccataaaccgacgttcgtacgactgagagtttactgtataaaGATTGAATTTGGTTATATATTTCCATTTAATGTCAAACGCCTGCCCACTACATGTTTAAACGGCATGCTACAAGACCCTTCAATGCAATTGGGAATAGATCATCTGATCGCAACTGATGCGTCGATGAGTGAGGAGAAAGCGGGTGTGGATATTTTCTGCGCGTCACTACGCTGGACTTATCCATtacgccagtaaagtttcgttcgttctctgtcctcgcttcaccgctggaacttgaagcttctcggacgatgatcagcagttgttgatcaaacgcaggcaggaagcgatgagatcagatgtagaagaaatatttataggtaaacttttctatatacatggcaggtaaaacaaatacattacaaacttgaacaattgagaaacaaagtctcactcttcgactgtctcaagtACTGTTAGAGCCCAggctcgttttaacgtacatagtacggaggctcactgatctatcagcaatcctgatttcagccaagtctgagggacagcatgtcgtcccgatttttatagcccgattacacaaagaaaaaaaaggcggtagggccgttggcccgtcccacaggttcagttgccaattagagtcaaccgtttgttaagccacaacccacagggatgggcttactcttcaaaataaacatattggaaaacaaagctcttttccttcttccctaaaactccgatgccctctcatttcttcgtagttagtgacgggctcagcaaaacacgccaggccagaacaagttatcgctaggccgcctcaaatcccaagggcgtctctgggccgcaactgtctcggaagcaggggcatcgataccacgtagtgcggccgtactcaaagtttgtccgcgtgggaaactgatggccctccttgtccttcaaacttattgtctacaagacaaagttctccgagtgcgtgtttccaagacgccgtcgtccgaatgcactctttacgtgtgcaccgcattcctacagcgtgtactgtaagctggccttcgacaccacacaggcagtcgcacccaacaacaaggctggcgattgcgttccggacgcgtagaagattaggtccatgctcactgcatgcggcacggggtcagagttgctaagcccttcttaacctcggcggcgcctccaattagtcaggcactcgggggccagacccacaataccttgtacagcggtccctttcaaggctggtctgtgtggactcgtgtgaccgtcggcggactgccaacaccgtgcgcacaatgccgacttcccggaatcggcactcgcccacctggcgcctgccgcgacgcgtcacccaacacagcgcggtgcctgtgaccccacataacacagcaactgtcgcccggctgacatagggggaagtgaaccccctctctatacacaaagcacgtggccgattcgtgacacttaagaacacgaacaatcagagcgactcTACAACGCCTTCCGGATTGCACACCGATATTTATGGCTGAACTACCAGCCGTTATCGTAGCTCTTCGAAAACTTCCTTTAAATTATTCAACTGTGGTTATAGTGACTGATTCACTGTCAGTGTGCACATCACTCACTTCATCTTCAGGCAGTACTGTAGCCAATACATTTAAGTTAGTAAACCCTCCAAACTTAAGCCTGGTGCGATTGGTGTGGGTTCCAGGCCATCGCGCTATATTCTTACATGAAATGACAGACACACTTGCGAGGATATCTCTTGATGGGCCATTTATGTTAATTATGCCTACTTATGCTTTTGTCATTGCGGCTAGGTTTAGAAAACTTTATCTTTCCAAGATTCTACAAAACTGAAAATCCAAACATTGGAATTTAATCATTTGCCCTTTTCATAGAATAATAAATGGCGTCTCGTACGAAAATTAGAAATCTCTATAAcaaaattacgctgccgcatcacACCATTCAAATTTTTACCTATATGCAGGCCTGGTCTGGCACCGTCGCCTCTGTGTCCTACCTACCAGGAACCTGGAAGCATTTATCACTTCCTACTAGCATGCCGTCGACTCACATATCAGAGGAAGAAATCCAAATTTTCATTCCGAAAATTGGGTATTTCTTTAATTACTCAAAATATCCACTCCGGGGCTTCTTCATTGGGCTTTAGCCGCACGAACAACTGCGTGGCCATTTGCGACTATCTCTATGACACAAGAAGGCTATCACGTTAATTCTTGAAATCAATGATCGGATAGCTCCTTAAGTTTCCGACTGTGTGTTCGAAATTATTCTAATAATACCaccaaaccccccccccccccccccccccccgaaaatttGCTGCTTATACATAATTACAAACATCCTTATTTCTAAATCTGCCAGGTAAATCTATTTCCTAATCATCATAAACGTTTTAATTCACCCTGATTTACGTTTCAGTTTAggtttttctctctccccctccctttAACCTCTCACCGCTgacttcttggccaatctcccgtatagtgggtaagcgccacgaATGAGTGTGTCTGTCAAGCAAGCAAGCGAGAAAATCGTATACGCGGCGctgttgtcgtcgtcttcgctggccACAGGCTACAGCGACGACTTCGAACGCACAGTGCTCGTAGTCGAGAATATTACGTTTCTGGTCTAGTTATCACGGacgaaagaaaaaatagaaaggaTGTGCATGAAACGACTGCTAAAGCTGTGCTTGAAGAACTCCAGAGGCGACGGCACTGCTATTTCTCATTGCTGTAAGCTCATCCCACGCTTGTTAACttgggtttcctttcttttacaTTTAAATGTACTCTAACTAAGCCCACGAGGGGCTCATGCCCCTCGGTGGGCATCTGCCATTGTCGTAGCGGCACAACCTGCTCTTCACTGCTGAAAAGGCAAAAGAAGGGGAGATGCGAGGAGCTGACTTATTTTCTCGGACTGATAATCGTCGGTAACACCCTAGATAAGAAAGAAGCGCAACAAACTCAATAGTGCACAAACATCACGATTAGTTGACCAGTTCCGAGATTTTTACGCGCTACCATAATGACAGACATGTTCCTACTTTTTTCCCCCCACTATTTCCATCATGGTAACTGCAGTCGCTGTCATCATCAAGCGGCGTCATCGGGAGGCAAGAAGATAAAGAAGGTTAAGAAAGCCAGAAGCTATTCGCCAGCGTCTTGCGCCAGTCTCCAGTACGGAATGTCGGGAAGCGTCGAAAAAGCGGAGGATGTGGAGGCAGCGGAGGCACCAGAAGGGACTCCTGGGTTGTCCTCGCCCGCTGTCCCCGCTCCCTTGGCCATGACCGAAATTGACGTGGAGCAAGTCCGACAACTTCTGCGGCAGCTGTACGAGCACCTTATGCGCCAGGTATGCCTGCCCCTAGGGGCGGCCGAAGTGCTTGACGCGAAAGTGGGGAGGTGAAGGGGGTACAGGGACGGGCGACTTGTCCGTCACTAAGCTTCCTGGCTGAGTGAGTTCGCTGCTGCATGCCCCTGCATCCTTTCCCTTTGTCTTGTAGTGCCTTCCTGTTACCCGCATTCCATCATCAAGTTAGCTAGTAAATTGTATGATTGCTTCTAGCCAGATTATATGGATTGACTAATGCAATAACTTTCCCTTCATTCCGACATCAGTTCTCCTGTCATGACGACCATGCTATGCCGCTTTCCTGATCTGCGAATTTCATGGTCTGGCCTCTTCTACTTTTTCCTTTTAATCTTGGCTATAGAATATCAACTACCGGCGTTTACTATCAAACCAATAATTCCACATCCTAATTTCTTAACGTTGCACAGGTCATACTAAGAAATTcaacgacgattacgatacttcctaacgcgaaatttgagcgcattaGGGAGTATTAGGGAGCATACGTGTTTTATTTTCGCGATATttgactggcgcggacaatctggctcgtgcgacacgttgcaaccagagcgaagtgtggcgccactgcctcgctaattggcaGATCGTGGGAGGCAGCgcctgggtgacgcgtgggcgcgattagcagcagccgccgcacgcagacctccgctcatgcagcgtcatcggtgaacagaggACGCTGGCTGGCGCCATCTTATAGCCGTCGCCGACGCAAGGCTCGTCTTGCGCagcgctacgcttttcttctcacgctttcgccgtaccctcctcctccggttTCCTCCTCgggctctcttcgctatcgccgtctttcatcggctgcgctccgcgttcgctctttcatccttcgccgcGCTCGTTCGCTCGATGACGAGGGACGTCGACGTTCACcccaggaacgggcacctaagagctgcgctccaagATAACTGATTCGGGACGCTTCTGTCGGAAATGTCAACCGGTAATGGCTCGGCTCGGGATCTCAGCTGGAGCACACGACAGCGAATCAGTGGAACAAAGCACCGCTTAGTGGGAAGTGAAGCGGCGGTCACTGGTTTTACGTAGGCCCTGTTTGCAGCTATCATAATTGAAGACGCTACTCCTTACAGCGTGAAATTCTTTCCCTCAACACAATAGTCATTATTCTGTAGGCATTTTCTGTTTCTGTCACACAGTATGCCGGATATTTTCCTGCCAAGAACGTTACTCGCATCCACACTTTCATTACACGAATGCCTTGGGTACACGCGCGCACAGAAGGTAACTGGCCAACTAGTCATGTTGATAGGACAAAATTAAAACTCAAAGGTGCGTAATGTCTTCAAGATTAATCGCTGCAATCCACTGGCACATTTCCAGTAAGACGATTACGGAACGGGTGGCACCGAAACCGCGTAGCTTTTAAGTGTTGAGGAGTTTAAGTGTTGAGGAGTGTTAAGTGTTAAGCGTAGCTTGTAAGTGTCAAGTGTTGGCAAACAGTACAACTGTGTGCCAGTGAAGGGTTACTAACTCTGCCGCCCTGATGTCTCAGGTCATCACGCTCATCGTGGCCGTCTCCATATGCATGCTGAGCGTGAGCGTGCTGACGCGCGTCCTCCAGCAGAGCCACAACGACTACCTGCAGATGGGCTACATTCGCTTTCCGGAGGACGCTGGCGCGGAGACCGTCGTGCTTATGAACTCCTTCGGGAATGCCTTCAGCTTCCTCGTGATGATCGTGATCGTCAACTGCGCCTTGGTGCTGCTATACAAGAGGGGCCACTACAACATCATCAAGGCGAGCACACGTGATGCAACGCGTCGGGATAGCGTTCGCTGAGTTTCCATAGTTACCAGCATAGATCCCTTTCCCTATTCCTTAATTAACGTGCATCAGTGTGCGCAGCCATTCCGGAACACATGAAGTTTACCAACTGTCAAGCTGCTGGTCATATTCTTGGTCAAATGTAAATTATCAACGTCCTGTTACGTGCTGTAGGAGACTTCAAGGATTCGGTACAAAGTACGACGTATAATGCCAGATCGCCTGAATGTTTGTTTTGGTGTGTTTACAATCCTCAACACATGCTTTAGGAACCGCTTTCTATGCGTTGAACTGAATCCTGGGGTTTTAcatctggggttttacgtcccaagacactgatttgattatgaggcacgccgtagtgagggaactccggataaattttaagCACCAGGAGATCTTTGGAGTGCCCCCAATGTAcgggacacggacgtttttgcatttcgcctaccACGGCCgcgactcgaacccgcgacctcgtgcttagcagcgcaacaccataccCGCTAAACCACCACGAGGGGTACTTTGTATACGTTAAAGGGGTTCGTAATAACTACATATATCGTAATAGCGAAGATACGATTTTCAATACCGTCGACGCATGAGAAACATTTAACGCGAcgttgaagcttttttttttttttaagatcgGTTAATGAAGCATACAACGCAGTCCTAAGCGGTCACTCACTGTTCCCGAGTATTTGTTCGTTATTTGTGCGCATATGCAGGCCTGGATGATAACTGGAAGCGGCGTGCTGCTCTTCCTGACGGGCTACTATTACCTGGGCCGACTGGCCTTTTACTTCAACGCGCCGCTGGACCACCTGACGTGTTCGCTGTTCATATGGAACGTGGGCGTGACCGGCATCACGTCGCTGTACCACGACGGGCCGTTCCTGATGCAGCAGGGCTACCTCGTGTACATATCTGTGCTCATGGCCGTGGCACTGGAGGAGTCCTTCCCCGAGTGGACGTCGTGGATCCTCTTGGTGCTCGTTTCCGTGTGGGACATATTCGCGGTGCTCTGCGTCCTGGGCCCGCTCCGGATCCTGCTCGAGACGGCCAAGGAGCGAAACGAGCCGCTCTTCCCGGCTCTCGTGTTCTCCACTTCCTCCGCGTGGTGCTACGCCATCGGCGGTCGCTCGGCGAGCCTGACGCGCGGCGCCCGCTCGTCCCGCGACATTGCTGCCGGCTCGAATCACTCGCTCGCCGACAAGGAGCTCCTACCCACAGATTCGACGTCCGATCCTCCAAATCGGAGGGGAACGCTGACTTCCGAGTGCGCCGATCGCACGAGCAAAGCTGCGGTTTCGCTTCGCTCCTGCCTCGAGGAGGCTGCGGACGACTCGCGGTTGGCCTCAGCGTTCCGGGAGCGCGCGGACTCGACGGCTTCGCCGAAGAAAGAAGACAACTTGCTCCGATTTAGCGATCCAAAGGAAGCCAACGATCCGCCCGGCTCGACTGATAAGGCGCGAGAATGTCGGAACGAGTTCGATGCGAAGACCTCCACCGGGTCGACTCCGAATTCTGCGGCCGCCGGTTCTGTCGTCCCGGAGAATCGCGGAGAGTCGCACGCGGCACGGCCGCACCAGTACCGCGACGAAGGCGGTGCCGCAGACAGGGAGGACGCCCCGTCACCGCTGTTGGCTCCCACCACTGGCGTTCACAGGTGCCGCCATCACGGCAGAGCCCACCGGCGCCGAGATGAACGGCGCCAGGCAGAGCGGGAATCGGGGGACGATGTGTCGGGCAACCAGGGAATGAAGATGGGCCTGGGAGACTTCATCTTCTACAGCGTGCTCGTGGGGAAGGCGTCGCGACACGGCACCGCGCTGACGGTGATCGCCTGCTACGTGGCCGTAATCGTGGGAATCCTGCTCACCCTCTCCCTGCTGGTGTATTTTCAGAAGCCGCTGCCTGCGTTGCCGTTCTCGATCGGCCTGGGTATCGCGGCCTACTTTTCGAGCTTTTATCTCGCCGAGCCTTTCATCGATGTCGTCGACGGGACCGTTTTCTAACTATAGCGGTCGCTTGCAGCTGTGGCGGccaacttgctttttttttatagagAATAGCAGTGAGATAGATATACGATCAAGTTAAGCAGTAAACCGAGAACGACCTCAATTTTTGTCATTCTTCGTTGTAAAAGGGGAGCCCTTAAAGCGTTCACGCTGCCCGAAGTTATCGTTTGCTATTTATAAGCTTCTTATATGTGTCCAGAATATTCATTTTCTGAAATGGCATAGGTATAGCTGGACTAACGTTAAATAAGATCGTAAGTCGTATGGTCAACGCGAGGCTTCGAAAGGTGAAAGCTTTTGTTTGTCACGCTCAGTTCGTATTTTCAAAGACCATATGCGCCATCATTGGCAGGTATTAGCTAGCTTCTGTGCAGTCTAGAaagcgataaaaaaagaaataaacacagAAACACGCATAAAGACCTTGTTTCGCAGTCAGTTTACATGATTGCCATTTTTAAAGGTGACAAGTTGCTGTTTCAGCTCTGCTGATCATGGTATAATTCTCAGAAATAACACTCGATCTTAACCAGCGTCTTCACGTCACTTAGATAATACTTGCAACGTGTGAGCACGCTTTAAACTCAGAAAACTAGGTTGACGTGAACACGCTCTGCAGCATGAAAGCAAGTGAGATGAGGAAACAGGGAAGACGAGCGCTTGTTCCATTTCGCTGCCTCTCTTGTGCATCGGACGTGTGTTCAATCCTACTTTAAGCACACACTACACACGAGCTAGTCCAAGAAGTTCTTTTTGAATTTATGACATT
This window encodes:
- the LOC142586270 gene encoding presenilin-1-like translates to MSGSVEKAEDVEAAEAPEGTPGLSSPAVPAPLAMTEIDVEQVRQLLRQLYEHLMRQVITLIVAVSICMLSVSVLTRVLQQSHNDYLQMGYIRFPEDAGAETVVLMNSFGNAFSFLVMIVIVNCALVLLYKRGHYNIIKAWMITGSGVLLFLTGYYYLGRLAFYFNAPLDHLTCSLFIWNVGVTGITSLYHDGPFLMQQGYLVYISVLMAVALEESFPEWTSWILLVLVSVWDIFAVLCVLGPLRILLETAKERNEPLFPALVFSTSSAWCYAIGGRSASLTRGARSSRDIAAGSNHSLADKELLPTDSTSDPPNRRGTLTSECADRTSKAAVSLRSCLEEAADDSRLASAFRERADSTASPKKEDNLLRFSDPKEANDPPGSTDKARECRNEFDAKTSTGSTPNSAAAGSVVPENRGESHAARPHQYRDEGGAADREDAPSPLLAPTTGVHRCRHHGRAHRRRDERRQAERESGDDVSGNQGMKMGLGDFIFYSVLVGKASRHGTALTVIACYVAVIVGILLTLSLLVYFQKPLPALPFSIGLGIAAYFSSFYLAEPFIDVVDGTVF